The Methanocella arvoryzae MRE50 DNA window GTGACCAGCGTCTGGACGTTGTAGCCCATGTCCTCGATGATCTTCTTGCCGTTGCCACGCTGGATGACTACTACTATGTCCTTGATCTCTGCGCCAGCCATTTCCAGCGCCTTGATCACGGCCGCGAGGGTGCCGCCTGTGCTGATCACGTCGTCGACGATGAGCACCCGGTCGCCCTTGCAGATGCCGTTCAGGTACAATTCGCCCTTGGAGTACCCGGTCGCCTGGTGGACGGCGATCTCGCCCGGCAGCTCGTACTTCCTCTTGCGGATGATGATGAACGGGATGTCGGTGATCTGCGACAGCGAGGCGCCGATGGGCAGGCCCATAGCCTCGATGGTGACTATCTTGTCGACGTCTAAATCGGCATTCTTGACGATGCAGGCGATGACATCCCGCAGCAGCTCGGGCTTCACGACCGGCACGCCGTCAGAAATGGGATGAATAAAATAGTTGTAAGTGCCTCGCTTTACAATCGGTGCCGTCTTCAGCGACTCTTTCAGAATTTTTAACATGGATATGCGCCCCACCTGATGGTTGAGTTTTTTCAGTATTAAGACAGCCGCTCGCTCCAAACCGGATGCCTGCGGCAATTCAAGGATACTCTACGCGCTTCCCTTATAATAAACCGCCGCATGTGAGTTGCTGAGAGTGATATACGGACCCGACTACATGGTGATTCTCTGGTCACAGGTCCACCATTATCTCGCGGTCTAACACATAAGCGACGAACACGGTGCGGAAGAACTCTTTGAGCTCTCTGACCGAGTGGTCGTCCGAGGGGCTTGCCGGTAAGTTGAACGACCGCCATGATTCTTTTCCGTTTTCGTCTGCGCAGCGGACCGCCATTTCGCAGGAGCCTTCGGGGGGCTGTGTGTCGGTGACCTGGAGGGCGTCCGCGAGGAACAGGAGCATGATCATCTGGTGGGGGTTCTGAACCTTCGGGAAGCCGAGGATCATGTGCAGGATCTGGTCGGTGTCGACCGTCTTTCTGCTTATGATGCCCCTGGACAGGGTCACTTTGAGAGGCTTTTTCAGTTCCATGTATGCCCCGCCGCTGTCGGCCCTCATGAGCTTGAACTGCTCTCCGGTGACGCCGTTGTCGGGGATATACTGTAGGGCCTCGGAGTTCGGCATCCCCTTCTCCAGGGCTTTTCGGGAGATTTCTGCCAGCCACTCTTCGGCTTTTCCGGATATCGGGTAGTGGATGGTCTTCAGGCAGCCGAACGGCTCTCCCCTACCGGCGAGGCACTGGTCGCAGTGGGCCTGGTAAGCGTCGAGCACCCTGGCCTCTTCAAAAAGCTCAGATACCTTATAGCCCTGGGTTTCCACTCCGTCGGGGGTCAGGATCTGGAGGTTGATGACGGTATCGAGGGCTTCTTCTCTGGTCTTACCCTCCTTCAGCAGCAAGTCGAGCACCGCCTGACCCCGTGCCTGCTGCTTGATCAGGCCGATCATGCCCTCCTGTGTCAGCGCTTCCTTTGCCGGGCAGGGCTGATCGATTATATAATCTATAGCTATCTTTCACACCCACCTGAAAGTAGGTTATCGCCCATGTTATATAGGCTTTTTTTCTAAACTTAAAAGAGCCGGCAGGTGAAATGAGCCACGATCGGCTTATATTACCTTTTTCAAATCCGCCGTGAACGCCTCGATGACGTCTGCGGTTACGTGGGGCATGACGACCATGCGCAGCGCGCACGGATGTACGGTCGTGGAGACGTACCAGTTTTTCTCCGCGAGCTTTTTCCGCAGGCCTACCGGATCCTTAGCCCTCGCAGTAACTATGTTCAGCACAGGCTCGATGATCGGCTCCATGCCCATGTCCTCGAGTTGCTCCCGTAGGATGCGGGTGTTCTCCATGCAGGTGGCGACAATCTCCCTGTAGCCTGCCCTGCCGAGATACTGCAGGACTGCGTATGCCGAGGCGGCGGAGGCGCCGCTGCGGGTGCCGGCCAGGGAGGTCTGGACCATGCTCGTCAGGTACTGGGCGTTTATTTCTAGCACCTTCATCAGGCTTTCGCTGCGGTAGAGCAGGCCGCCCGAAGGAATGGTGCTGAGGCCCATCTTGTGCGGATCTATCGTGATCGACTGGACTCCCGGTATCTCAAAGTCGAACTTCGCGGGACGATCCATGAAGGGGATGACGAACCCGCCGAACGCCGCGTCCACGTGGAGGTATAGATCGTGTTCCTGCGCCAACCTCCCGATCTCCTCGATCGGGTCGATCTGCCCGAACTCGGTGGTGCCTGCCACTGCGACGAGGGCGATGGTGTTTTTGTCGATGAGCGCCGCCATCTCCGACGGGTCCGCCCTCAGCAGATCGTCCAGGGGAGCCCTGCGGATGGCGATGCCGAGCATCTGGGACGCCTTTTCAAAAGAGTAGTGGGCGGACTCGGGGACCACAATGTTGGCCCTGCGCCGGTCCGTGTGCTTCATCTGGATGGCGGTTCGCAGCGCCTGGATGTTGCTCTCGGTGCCGCCTGTAGAAATGTAGCCGGTGGCAGCAGGCAAGTGCAGAAGATCGCCGATCAGCCCGATACACCGATGCTCGATATCCGCTGTGCCCGGGAAGAGTTTCGGGTCGCCCAGGTTGGTGTTGACGAATTCCTGATGCGCTTTTACGGCAATGGGATGGGGGTTGGTGCACATGGAGCTGAGGACGCGCCCGTAGGGCACGTCCCGGCTTCTCGCTTCGCAGAGCTCGGCGAATATCTCCTCTTCACCCAATCCCCTTTCCCGCATGTCACATCACAGCTTTTTTCTGGCCGCCTCAAGGATCAAGGCGTGCTCGGTCCTGGCCACCATCTCTCTGACCGACTCCACCGCGTCGATGTTGGCCGAGATGCTGGTTATCCCCATCGCGACGAGCCTTCTCGCCACTTCCGGCCTGCTGCCTGCCTGGCCGCAGATCGAAGTCTTGACGCCTGCCTTGTTGCACTCTCCGATCACGTACTCGATGAGCTTGAGCACCGCGGGGTGCAGCTCGTTGTAGAGGTCGGCGACCAGTTCGTTGTTCCGGTCGACCGCCAGCGTATACTGGGTGAGATCGTTGGTGCCGAACGATACGAAATCGATGCCCTCCTTAATAAACTCATCGATGATGAGGGCCGATGCGGGGATCTCCACCATGATGCCGACGTCGACTTTCTCGAGGTCGATGCCGCACTCGGTCATGATCTCCTTGGCCCTGCGCAGTTCAGACGGGTGCTGGACGAGGGGGATCATGATGCCGATGTTGTCGTAGCCCATCTCGAACAGCTTCTTGAAGGCGGCCATCTCCAGCTTGAAGTGCTCGACTTCCTTGAGGTCGCGGCGAATGCCCCTCATGCCGAGCATCGGGTTGTGCTCGAACGGCTCGTTCTCGCCGCCCTTCATGGCCTTGAACTCGTCGGTCGGCGCGTCCAGAGTCCTGACCCAGACGGGCTTCGGGTAGAAGGCGTCTGCGACGGTCCTTATGCCCTTGACTAACTCGTCTACGTACTCCTGGGACCGGCCGGTATTGATGTATACCTGCGGATGCGTATTCAGCCCGAGGATCATGTGCTCTATCCTGAGTAAGCCCACGCCGTCGGCCTGGGTCTCCTTAGCCCTGCCTGCGGCTTCCGGGATGGAGACGTTGACCTTGACCTCGGTGGCTGTGATAGGCTTGGTGACGGCGATCCGGGGAGCGGCCTCGGCGTGCTCGGCCTTCTCTGCGGCGGCCTCCGTCTTGACAGCGCCCATATACACGTGGCCTTTCTCGCCGTCCACGGTGACCGTCGAGCCGTCCTCGAGCATCCTCGTCGCTTCCTTGGTGCCGACTACCGCCGGGGTGCCGAGCTCGCGGGACACGATGGCCGCGTGGCAGGTCATGCCACCCTCGTCGGTGATGATGGCGGCGGAGCGCTTCATGGCAGGCACCATGTCCGGAGTGGTCATCTTGGTGACCAGGATGTCGCCGTCTAAAACTTTGTCAAGAGCGTCCATGCTGTCGACGATCTTGACCTTGCCGCTGGCAATGCCCGGGGAGGCGCCCAGCCCTTCGAGGATGATCTCGCCCAGCACCTTGCCGCCCTTAGCCTCGCGTTTCTGGATAGTGGTGATCGGCCTGGACTGCAGGAGGTACAATTCGCCCTTCTGGAAAGCCCACTCGATGTCCTGGGGCTTGCCGTAGTGCTCTTCCACGATGTTGCCCAGCCTGGCGAGCCTGAGGATCTGGTCATCGGCAAGCACCTGGGCGTTCTTCTTCCCTTCTTCCACGTCCAGCTTCACGGTCTTACGGGTTTTAGGGTCGCGGATGATCTTGATCTGCTTGGTGGCGATCTTCTTCTTGACGATCCTGTCGTTCTTGACTTCATAGTTGTCGGGGGACACGGCGCCGGATACGACCGACTCGCCCAGGCCCCAGGCCGCTTCGATGATCTGCACGTCTTCCCCGGTGGTGGGGTGGTGGGTAAACATGACGCCTGCAGAGTCCGCGTCGACCATCTTCTGGACGACCACGGCAATGTTCACCTGCTCGTGGGGGAACTTCTGCTTCACCCGGTAATAGATGGCTCTGGCGCCGTACAGCGAAGCCCAGCAGTGCTGGACAGCCTTGAGCAGGTCGGCCTTGCCCTTGACGTTGAGGAAGGTCTCCTGCTGGCCTGCGAAGCTGGCATCCGGCAGGTCTTCGGCAGTCGCGCTCGACCTGGCGGCGACGTACTGCTCTCCACCCTCACGCTTGCACAGGGTCTCATAGGCTGCGGTGATTTCCTTAGCGATCGACGCAGGCATAGGCTGGCTGTTGATCAGGTCCTTGGCGAACTTTTCAGCCTTCATCAGCTCCTTCTGGTCGTCGACGTTGACGTCTATGCCTTTGAAGAGCCTGTCCACGATGCCGGCTTCGACGATGAACTTCCGGAACGCCTGCGCGGTGACCACGAAGCCGGGGGGAACCGGCAGCTGTGCGTTGGTCATCTCGCCGAGGCTGGCGCCCTTGCCACCTACGATGGGGATGTCAGTATTGCGAACTTCGTTGAGCCAAACAACTAACTTTTCCTTTCCTGCCATGAAAACATCACACTTCCAGCGAGATGATCTTTCTTAAAACTTTCACACAAGCCCGGGGGCTCCGCCCGCTTACGGACTGTATGATGAGTTTTAAGAAAGGTTGCAAATCGCTTTCCTCCGTTTTTCGTCGAA harbors:
- the hpt gene encoding hypoxanthine/guanine phosphoribosyltransferase yields the protein MLKILKESLKTAPIVKRGTYNYFIHPISDGVPVVKPELLRDVIACIVKNADLDVDKIVTIEAMGLPIGASLSQITDIPFIIIRKRKYELPGEIAVHQATGYSKGELYLNGICKGDRVLIVDDVISTGGTLAAVIKALEMAGAEIKDIVVVIQRGNGKKIIEDMGYNVQTLVTIDVDENGVQVLGCIDDECK
- the mfnA gene encoding tyrosine decarboxylase MfnA, whose product is MRERGLGEEEIFAELCEARSRDVPYGRVLSSMCTNPHPIAVKAHQEFVNTNLGDPKLFPGTADIEHRCIGLIGDLLHLPAATGYISTGGTESNIQALRTAIQMKHTDRRRANIVVPESAHYSFEKASQMLGIAIRRAPLDDLLRADPSEMAALIDKNTIALVAVAGTTEFGQIDPIEEIGRLAQEHDLYLHVDAAFGGFVIPFMDRPAKFDFEIPGVQSITIDPHKMGLSTIPSGGLLYRSESLMKVLEINAQYLTSMVQTSLAGTRSGASAASAYAVLQYLGRAGYREIVATCMENTRILREQLEDMGMEPIIEPVLNIVTARAKDPVGLRKKLAEKNWYVSTTVHPCALRMVVMPHVTADVIEAFTADLKKVI
- the ppsA gene encoding phosphoenolpyruvate synthase, translated to MAGKEKLVVWLNEVRNTDIPIVGGKGASLGEMTNAQLPVPPGFVVTAQAFRKFIVEAGIVDRLFKGIDVNVDDQKELMKAEKFAKDLINSQPMPASIAKEITAAYETLCKREGGEQYVAARSSATAEDLPDASFAGQQETFLNVKGKADLLKAVQHCWASLYGARAIYYRVKQKFPHEQVNIAVVVQKMVDADSAGVMFTHHPTTGEDVQIIEAAWGLGESVVSGAVSPDNYEVKNDRIVKKKIATKQIKIIRDPKTRKTVKLDVEEGKKNAQVLADDQILRLARLGNIVEEHYGKPQDIEWAFQKGELYLLQSRPITTIQKREAKGGKVLGEIILEGLGASPGIASGKVKIVDSMDALDKVLDGDILVTKMTTPDMVPAMKRSAAIITDEGGMTCHAAIVSRELGTPAVVGTKEATRMLEDGSTVTVDGEKGHVYMGAVKTEAAAEKAEHAEAAPRIAVTKPITATEVKVNVSIPEAAGRAKETQADGVGLLRIEHMILGLNTHPQVYINTGRSQEYVDELVKGIRTVADAFYPKPVWVRTLDAPTDEFKAMKGGENEPFEHNPMLGMRGIRRDLKEVEHFKLEMAAFKKLFEMGYDNIGIMIPLVQHPSELRRAKEIMTECGIDLEKVDVGIMVEIPASALIIDEFIKEGIDFVSFGTNDLTQYTLAVDRNNELVADLYNELHPAVLKLIEYVIGECNKAGVKTSICGQAGSRPEVARRLVAMGITSISANIDAVESVREMVARTEHALILEAARKKL